The following coding sequences lie in one Candidatus Eisenbacteria bacterium genomic window:
- a CDS encoding Gfo/Idh/MocA family oxidoreductase codes for MPKELGVALIGCGKISRKHIHCLKAVDGYQVRLACDSDPARAQKIAAGLDNCDATTDFNAALARQDIDLVTICTPSGLHASMAIEAAKNKKHVIVEKPMALRLDEADEMLDACDKNGVRLYVVKQNRYNRPIVKLKEAIQSGRMGRPFLGGIRVLWQRDQAYYDSEPWRGTWAMDGGVIMNQASHHVDLLIWMMGDVMSVMAACRRVSHEIETEDTAVAVLKFRGGGMATIQATTCIQPKDLEGSLSIYGEKGSVEIGGFAANEIRRWEFADDDKWHDDVKANWAANPKDLFAYNHQEFYKDVLNTLQKGGRALIDGMEGRRTLEVIHAIYESFETGREVFLRFQPQWCRLGAVPTETSSFGPGSRGGWL; via the coding sequence ATGCCAAAAGAGCTGGGTGTCGCCCTCATCGGCTGCGGCAAGATCAGCCGCAAGCATATCCACTGTCTCAAAGCCGTCGATGGGTATCAGGTCCGCCTCGCCTGCGACTCCGATCCCGCACGCGCCCAAAAGATCGCCGCCGGCCTCGACAACTGCGACGCGACAACCGACTTCAACGCGGCCCTCGCCCGCCAAGACATCGACCTCGTCACCATCTGCACCCCCAGCGGACTGCACGCCTCGATGGCCATTGAAGCGGCCAAAAACAAAAAACACGTCATCGTCGAAAAGCCGATGGCGCTGCGTCTCGATGAAGCCGACGAGATGCTCGATGCCTGCGACAAGAACGGCGTCCGTCTCTATGTGGTGAAACAAAACCGCTACAACCGCCCCATCGTCAAACTGAAAGAGGCGATCCAAAGCGGCCGCATGGGCCGCCCCTTCCTCGGCGGCATCCGTGTCCTCTGGCAGCGCGATCAGGCCTATTACGATTCGGAACCCTGGCGCGGCACCTGGGCCATGGACGGCGGCGTCATCATGAACCAGGCGAGCCACCACGTCGACCTCCTGATCTGGATGATGGGCGATGTGATGAGCGTCATGGCGGCCTGCCGCCGCGTGAGCCATGAGATCGAGACCGAAGACACCGCCGTCGCCGTGCTGAAATTCCGCGGCGGCGGGATGGCGACCATCCAAGCCACAACCTGCATTCAACCTAAGGATTTAGAGGGATCTCTTTCCATTTACGGTGAGAAAGGATCCGTCGAAATCGGCGGCTTCGCGGCGAACGAAATCCGCCGTTGGGAATTCGCCGACGACGACAAATGGCACGACGACGTAAAAGCAAATTGGGCCGCCAATCCCAAAGATCTTTTCGCCTACAACCACCAGGAGTTTTACAAAGACGTCCTCAATACCCTTCAGAAGGGCGGTCGCGCCCTGATCGACGGGATGGAGGGGCGTAGAACATTGGAAGTGATCCACGCGATTTATGAGTCGTTTGAAACGGGTCGCGAGGTCTTTTTGCGTTTTCAACCACAGTGGTGCCGCTTGGGAGCGGTGCCTACCGAGACCAGTTCCTTTGGCCCGGGATCTAGAGGAGGTTGGCTGTGA
- a CDS encoding DegT/DnrJ/EryC1/StrS family aminotransferase: MKIPLVDLRAQYHTLRPDIQEAVTEVIESMAFIGGPAVSQFERAFADYCQTSSAVGCSSGTTALHLAFMGLGIKPGDEVIVPSHTFIATAEMLPLLGAKVRFAEIDETTYNIDPNSVRELINERTRLVVAVHLYGQPADMDSLRAICDEHDIMLMEDAAQAHGALYKGRRVGGLATPAAFSFYPGKNLGAYGDAGIVTAASEEMATQMSNLANHGRRDKYLHNEEGFNYRMDTIQAAVLLVKLRHLDKWNEARRHWASRYTEKLAAVEEVITPRVSPDVEPVFHLYVIRVPRRDAVLAELHQAGIGAGIHYPVPLHLQPAYRHIGMQKGDLPITERVASEIISLPMFAELDEEKVDKVVEALKAAIQRTS; encoded by the coding sequence GTGAAGATTCCCTTGGTTGATCTGAGAGCCCAGTACCATACTCTCCGGCCGGATATTCAAGAGGCCGTCACGGAGGTCATCGAATCGATGGCCTTTATCGGCGGGCCGGCCGTATCGCAATTCGAGAGGGCTTTTGCCGATTACTGCCAAACATCATCTGCCGTGGGCTGCAGCTCCGGCACCACCGCCCTGCATCTCGCCTTCATGGGCTTGGGAATCAAACCGGGCGACGAGGTCATCGTCCCCAGCCACACCTTTATCGCCACGGCGGAGATGCTCCCCCTCCTCGGCGCCAAGGTCCGCTTCGCCGAGATCGATGAGACAACGTACAACATTGATCCGAACTCGGTCCGCGAGCTGATCAACGAGCGCACGCGCCTCGTCGTCGCCGTTCACCTCTATGGGCAGCCGGCTGATATGGATTCCCTGCGCGCCATCTGCGATGAACACGATATCATGCTGATGGAGGATGCGGCCCAGGCGCACGGTGCGCTCTACAAGGGCCGCCGTGTGGGCGGCCTCGCGACACCGGCCGCCTTCAGCTTCTATCCCGGCAAAAATCTGGGCGCTTATGGCGACGCCGGCATCGTGACAGCGGCATCGGAAGAGATGGCGACGCAGATGAGCAATCTCGCCAATCATGGCCGGCGGGACAAATACCTCCATAATGAGGAGGGATTCAACTACCGGATGGATACAATCCAGGCGGCCGTGCTCCTCGTGAAACTCCGTCACCTCGACAAGTGGAATGAAGCGCGGCGTCATTGGGCGAGCCGTTACACAGAGAAACTCGCTGCGGTTGAAGAGGTGATCACCCCAAGAGTTTCCCCTGATGTCGAGCCTGTCTTTCACCTCTACGTGATCCGGGTACCCCGGCGGGATGCGGTGCTGGCTGAACTCCATCAGGCCGGTATCGGCGCCGGCATACATTACCCGGTACCGTTGCACCTGCAGCCGGCCTATCGGCATATTGGAATGCAGAAAGGTGACCTGCCGATCACCGAGCGCGTGGCCTCAGAGATCATCTCGCTGCCGATGTTCGCCGAGCTGGATGAGGAGAAAGTCGACAAAGTTGTAGAGGCGCTGAAGGCCGCCATCCAACGGACGAGCTGA
- a CDS encoding cytochrome c3 family protein, whose translation MINQCTACHGSRIGEEYRGKHRDQIPGYKFDVHYGKNAQLGGKHCVNCHTGNEMHNGMGEERFAVSEMPRCEDCHGSVSEANVYHEEHWGELSCSVCHSQDYKNCNSCHPPTGLDTPSYLRFKIGKNPLPDSRSYEYVTLRHIPIAKDSFTGWGFPDLPEFNVMPTWKYAVPHNIQRWTARTDTTGGVSCSAVCHNSPATPEGFFLRQVDLNLLPDEAAANAPYIVPDTPPDQW comes from the coding sequence ATGATCAATCAATGCACCGCCTGCCACGGCTCCAGGATCGGCGAGGAATACCGGGGCAAGCACAGGGACCAGATCCCCGGCTATAAATTTGATGTTCACTATGGGAAAAACGCGCAGCTCGGCGGCAAACATTGTGTGAATTGCCATACCGGCAACGAGATGCACAATGGCATGGGCGAGGAACGTTTCGCGGTGAGTGAGATGCCCCGCTGCGAAGATTGCCATGGATCCGTCAGTGAGGCGAACGTATACCATGAAGAGCACTGGGGCGAGTTGAGCTGCTCGGTGTGCCATTCGCAAGACTACAAGAACTGTAATTCGTGCCACCCACCTACAGGACTGGACACGCCATCTTATCTGAGATTCAAAATCGGCAAGAACCCCCTGCCGGATTCCCGGAGTTATGAATATGTCACCTTGCGGCATATCCCGATTGCGAAAGACAGTTTCACGGGATGGGGATTTCCGGACCTCCCGGAATTCAATGTGATGCCGACATGGAAATACGCTGTCCCTCATAATATCCAACGATGGACGGCGAGGACGGATACAACCGGTGGTGTGAGTTGTTCGGCCGTTTGCCATAATTCCCCGGCGACCCCGGAGGGCTTTTTCCTGAGGCAGGTGGATTTGAACCTCCTGCCGGATGAAGCGGCGGCGAATGCCCCCTATATTGTACCGGATACACCTCCGGATCAGTGGTAG
- a CDS encoding rhodanese-like domain-containing protein, with amino-acid sequence MRKFTAFAMVMAVCMMVVFSFGCSDDDDNGGTTPVATELEKLVEYMTTNNLDLPAMMASWTITAQSLMDNGPENYFIMDIRTSDLYGPDSSGANGVVDFEDGHIAGAHKVAMADVVTYEAANNTTNLPVVVYCYTGHTAGHAVMALRLSGETDAKSMLWGFSAWNSDFDLWTNNTGNVALDYPDAWATTAPPDLPSNTGHPTLNTGEATGAAILAYQLNHAVLDGLNGITKTDVLSAYEDYHVICYWAEADWTHYGHITGAYQVTPGTLGLETLNILDPAGVNVIYCWSGQSASMVAAWLNVLGYDGRTLRYGANGMIYDDLETSKWSGSLDFDYVTGP; translated from the coding sequence ATGAGAAAGTTCACGGCATTCGCCATGGTTATGGCTGTGTGCATGATGGTTGTATTCTCGTTTGGTTGCAGCGATGACGATGACAACGGTGGAACCACACCGGTCGCGACCGAACTTGAAAAGTTGGTCGAATACATGACAACAAACAATCTCGATCTACCCGCCATGATGGCCAGCTGGACGATCACAGCTCAGTCCCTCATGGATAATGGGCCTGAGAATTACTTCATCATGGATATTCGTACGTCGGATCTTTATGGCCCCGACTCCTCGGGCGCCAACGGCGTGGTCGACTTTGAGGACGGGCACATCGCGGGCGCCCATAAGGTCGCCATGGCCGATGTCGTCACATATGAAGCGGCCAACAATACCACCAATCTCCCGGTTGTCGTCTATTGTTATACTGGACATACCGCCGGACACGCGGTGATGGCCCTCCGCCTGAGCGGCGAAACCGATGCCAAATCAATGCTCTGGGGTTTCAGCGCCTGGAACAGTGATTTTGATTTGTGGACCAATAACACCGGCAATGTCGCCTTGGATTATCCGGATGCCTGGGCAACGACGGCGCCCCCGGATCTCCCTTCCAATACCGGACATCCGACCCTCAACACCGGCGAAGCGACCGGCGCGGCAATCCTGGCCTATCAACTCAATCATGCCGTTCTGGATGGACTCAATGGCATCACCAAGACGGATGTCCTGTCCGCCTACGAAGACTATCATGTCATCTGCTATTGGGCCGAAGCCGATTGGACCCATTACGGACATATCACCGGCGCCTATCAGGTCACCCCGGGAACGCTGGGACTCGAGACGCTCAATATCCTCGATCCGGCCGGCGTCAATGTGATTTATTGCTGGTCGGGTCAGTCCGCATCCATGGTCGCCGCCTGGTTGAACGTTTTGGGTTATGACGGCAGAACACTGAGATACGGCGCCAACGGCATGATTTACGATGATCTGGAAACGAGCAAATGGAGTGGGTCGCTGGACTTCGATTATGTGACCGGTCCCTAA
- a CDS encoding cytochrome c biogenesis protein CcdA: protein MMDDLFATLTTAVHGSAPIALSAAFLWGVLSIILSPCHLASIPLVVAFIGKQGESSGQRAFTIAVVFAVGILVTIGIVGGITAALGRMLGDVGRYVNYGLALIFLFLGLHFLGVVPIPWTGGGPSGPRGKGVLGAFILGLFFGVGVGPCTFAYMAPMLGVTLKVASTSWLYGVALLLLYGIGHCSVIVMAGTSAQLVQRYLNWHEGSRGAVLLRQACGLLVILGGIYLVYTAP from the coding sequence CTGATGGATGATCTTTTCGCTACTCTCACCACTGCCGTTCATGGCTCCGCGCCTATTGCCCTCAGCGCCGCCTTTCTCTGGGGTGTTCTCAGCATCATCCTGAGTCCTTGCCATCTCGCCAGCATCCCGCTTGTCGTCGCCTTTATCGGCAAGCAGGGTGAGTCTTCCGGGCAACGCGCCTTCACCATCGCTGTGGTTTTCGCTGTGGGTATTTTGGTCACCATCGGGATCGTCGGCGGTATAACGGCAGCCCTCGGGCGGATGCTCGGCGATGTTGGCCGCTATGTGAATTATGGGCTCGCCCTTATCTTTCTTTTCCTTGGGCTTCACTTCCTAGGTGTTGTGCCGATTCCCTGGACGGGCGGCGGACCTTCCGGGCCACGCGGGAAGGGCGTTTTGGGGGCGTTTATCCTCGGCCTTTTTTTTGGTGTTGGCGTGGGGCCCTGCACATTCGCTTATATGGCCCCGATGCTGGGAGTCACCCTCAAGGTCGCCTCAACGAGCTGGCTCTACGGTGTGGCGCTATTGCTTCTTTACGGCATCGGTCATTGTTCGGTCATCGTCATGGCCGGCACCTCGGCCCAGCTTGTTCAACGCTATTTGAATTGGCACGAAGGCTCACGCGGGGCTGTGCTTCTACGCCAGGCCTGCGGCCTGCTTGTCATTCTTGGCGGGATCTACCTGGTCTACACGGCCCCGTAA
- a CDS encoding thioredoxin family protein, with translation MIKKALIIAATILVFAAVFVLKETQRRDAASDAGHVLAPSEQVALPRLIDLGSGQCIPCKKMAPILEELSEEYEGSLIVEFIDIRKNPDAGQKWGIRVIPTQIFIDASGAERVRHEGFMAKQVILDQWKELGVELTSQTPQSKRSTDG, from the coding sequence ATGATTAAGAAAGCTCTAATTATTGCCGCCACAATCCTTGTCTTTGCCGCCGTATTTGTTCTGAAGGAGACGCAGCGGCGGGATGCGGCATCGGATGCAGGTCATGTCTTGGCGCCATCCGAGCAGGTGGCCTTGCCTCGCCTCATTGATCTCGGATCCGGGCAGTGCATTCCATGCAAAAAGATGGCTCCTATTTTGGAAGAGTTATCTGAGGAGTATGAGGGTTCACTTATCGTTGAGTTTATCGATATCCGGAAAAATCCCGATGCCGGGCAGAAGTGGGGAATCCGGGTTATCCCGACCCAGATCTTTATCGACGCCTCGGGTGCGGAACGGGTGCGTCATGAGGGTTTCATGGCCAAGCAGGTTATTCTCGATCAGTGGAAGGAACTGGGTGTTGAGTTGACTTCTCAAACTCCACAGAGCAAGAGGTCAACTGATGGATGA
- a CDS encoding TM0996/MTH895 family glutaredoxin-like protein, which produces MKTIQILGTGCPKCKKLAENAEAAAKTLGIEYELVKVTNINEIARMGAMMTPGLAIDGELKSSGKVLSLEEIKALLY; this is translated from the coding sequence ATGAAAACAATTCAAATCCTGGGCACCGGTTGCCCCAAATGCAAAAAGCTCGCGGAAAATGCCGAAGCCGCCGCCAAGACCCTCGGCATCGAATACGAGCTCGTGAAGGTCACCAACATCAACGAGATCGCCCGCATGGGGGCGATGATGACTCCAGGGCTCGCCATCGATGGAGAACTCAAGAGCAGCGGCAAGGTGCTTTCACTTGAGGAGATCAAGGCCTTGTTATATTAG
- a CDS encoding permease has product MSWKHEWKPLLVIVAVFLACFWLPVGGIRFDTSILEALHLVKWYAQEHVLLCLIPAFFIAGAIATFVSQASVMRYLGAEANKVLAYSVAAVSGTILAVCSCTVLPLFAGIYRRGAGLGPATAFLYSGPAINVLAIILTARVLGLELGAARAVGAIVFSVVIGLLMHAIFRNDPEERVKNVQVAIDEKPARSLYQDALYFASMVGILVFANWARPAEPGGLWSLIYAMRWLITGVFALGLGVILIAWFRTPWWQIALSFALVLILAALFPRMPMIPFAGAILSLAILTSTSVGELNDWFSSSWGFAKQILPLLLLGVLVAGVLLGRPGHEGLIPGEWVNTAVGGNSIRANLFASVAGAFMYFATLTEVPILQGLLGNGMGKGPALALLLAGPALSLPNMLVIRSVIGTKKTVVYVTLVVVMATVSGILYGLI; this is encoded by the coding sequence ATGAGCTGGAAACACGAATGGAAGCCCCTCCTCGTCATTGTGGCGGTCTTTCTTGCCTGCTTTTGGCTCCCCGTGGGGGGCATCCGTTTTGACACCTCTATATTGGAGGCGCTGCACCTTGTGAAGTGGTATGCACAGGAGCACGTTCTGCTGTGCCTCATCCCCGCTTTCTTCATCGCGGGGGCCATTGCGACTTTCGTGAGCCAGGCCTCCGTCATGCGTTACCTCGGCGCAGAGGCCAACAAGGTCTTGGCCTACAGCGTTGCGGCGGTCTCCGGAACGATTCTAGCTGTCTGTTCCTGCACGGTGCTGCCCCTTTTTGCCGGTATCTATCGACGGGGAGCCGGGCTTGGTCCTGCAACCGCCTTCCTCTATTCCGGCCCCGCGATCAATGTCTTGGCCATCATACTGACCGCGCGCGTCTTGGGGCTTGAACTGGGCGCCGCGCGGGCCGTCGGCGCCATCGTTTTCAGCGTCGTTATTGGTCTCCTCATGCACGCTATCTTCCGAAATGATCCAGAAGAGCGGGTCAAAAATGTCCAAGTTGCCATAGATGAAAAGCCGGCGCGAAGCCTTTACCAGGACGCTCTATATTTCGCCTCCATGGTCGGCATCCTGGTCTTTGCCAATTGGGCGCGACCAGCAGAACCCGGGGGGCTTTGGAGCCTGATCTATGCTATGCGCTGGCTCATCACAGGTGTCTTTGCCCTTGGGCTGGGTGTCATTCTCATCGCTTGGTTTCGGACACCTTGGTGGCAGATCGCCCTCTCATTCGCACTCGTGCTCATTCTTGCGGCGCTCTTCCCCCGCATGCCCATGATTCCTTTCGCGGGCGCTATTCTCTCACTTGCTATCCTCACCAGCACCTCTGTGGGAGAACTCAATGACTGGTTTTCTTCCTCGTGGGGCTTTGCCAAGCAGATCCTTCCGCTCCTTCTTTTAGGCGTCCTCGTCGCGGGTGTCCTGCTTGGGCGCCCGGGTCACGAGGGGCTCATTCCGGGCGAATGGGTGAACACCGCCGTCGGCGGAAACTCAATTCGTGCAAACCTCTTTGCCTCCGTCGCCGGTGCGTTCATGTACTTTGCCACCTTGACCGAAGTCCCGATTCTCCAAGGTCTCCTTGGAAACGGCATGGGCAAGGGGCCGGCGCTGGCGCTGCTCCTTGCCGGACCTGCGCTCAGCCTTCCCAATATGCTCGTTATCCGGAGCGTCATCGGCACGAAAAAAACCGTTGTGTACGTCACACTCGTTGTGGTCATGGCGACCGTCAGCGGAATCCTTTATGGCCTGATATAG
- a CDS encoding metalloregulator ArsR/SmtB family transcription factor, with protein sequence MKAIQKARFEARATIIKAMAHPTRLFIVEELSHGERCVCELTEMVEADVSTVSKHLSVLKNAGIVRDDKRGSQVFYSLLVPCVLNFFACVESILESRAKESVKLAR encoded by the coding sequence TTGAAAGCTATACAAAAGGCCCGATTCGAAGCCCGCGCGACCATCATCAAAGCGATGGCGCATCCGACACGGCTTTTCATTGTCGAGGAGCTCTCACATGGGGAGCGTTGTGTCTGCGAGCTTACCGAGATGGTGGAGGCCGATGTATCGACCGTGTCCAAGCACCTCTCCGTGCTTAAGAATGCGGGCATCGTCCGGGATGATAAGCGGGGATCGCAGGTTTTTTATTCGCTGCTTGTCCCTTGCGTGCTGAATTTTTTTGCCTGTGTTGAATCGATTCTGGAATCACGAGCGAAAGAAAGCGTGAAATTGGCAAGATAA
- a CDS encoding NADH-quinone oxidoreductase subunit N: MSELVYNSVGTMDSLRYFLPELSLLGVFLVVFFMDLAMGREQSRWTGPVGVIGLFCVLVITLMSQGRLTADGSAGVRLFSGMVVADPIAVFFKVIFLATAAITILMSWKSSELKGRRLGEYVGLLLLLCMGLFLMSSSTNLLMFYISMEVVSYLSYVLVGFVKGDRKGSEAALKYVLFGSVSSGAMLFGISILYGLTGTLDLLALTQNLIEGANLAMYVGTSLVLVGIGYKISAVPFHFWTPDVYEGANTPMTAFLSVASKAAGFALLIRFVFFGVSGLSGAALGAVDWQRVLMFLSIVTMTLGNFVALHQKSMKRLLAYSSIAHAGYVLMGLSTLNHDGLFAALFYFAIYLLMNLGAFLVIISLRDRIESEDQITSYIGLGRKFPMVAILMGVFLFSLTGVPPFGGFIGKFYLFAAVIKAGFYKLAVIGVLNSVVSLFYYARILRAMFLARTEDEEAGIETPAPAHLSAHVIPLYSVMLVMLAVPTVLLGIYWAPLQRWVESSVGFLF; this comes from the coding sequence ATGAGCGAACTCGTCTACAATAGTGTCGGAACGATGGACAGCCTGAGATATTTTCTTCCCGAACTCTCCCTTTTGGGAGTGTTCCTGGTTGTCTTCTTTATGGATCTGGCGATGGGGCGCGAACAATCCCGCTGGACGGGTCCCGTGGGCGTCATTGGGCTGTTCTGCGTCCTTGTGATCACCCTCATGAGCCAGGGACGGTTGACGGCGGATGGCTCCGCCGGTGTCCGCCTTTTCTCAGGGATGGTTGTCGCCGATCCGATAGCCGTTTTCTTCAAAGTTATCTTTCTCGCTACCGCGGCCATCACCATTTTGATGAGCTGGAAGAGCTCAGAGCTGAAAGGACGCCGGCTGGGTGAGTATGTCGGATTGCTGCTCCTGCTCTGCATGGGGCTTTTCTTGATGTCATCCAGCACGAACCTCCTGATGTTTTACATTTCAATGGAGGTTGTGAGCTATCTATCCTATGTTTTGGTCGGTTTTGTCAAAGGCGACCGGAAGGGTTCCGAGGCCGCTCTGAAATATGTCCTCTTCGGCTCCGTGTCCTCCGGCGCGATGTTGTTCGGCATCTCGATACTCTACGGGCTGACCGGCACGCTGGATCTCCTCGCCCTAACGCAGAACCTCATCGAGGGTGCGAATCTGGCGATGTATGTCGGCACCTCACTGGTGCTGGTCGGTATCGGATACAAGATCTCCGCTGTTCCTTTCCATTTCTGGACGCCGGATGTTTATGAGGGCGCCAATACGCCGATGACCGCCTTTTTATCGGTTGCCTCGAAGGCCGCCGGCTTCGCTTTGCTGATCCGTTTCGTCTTCTTCGGCGTTTCCGGTTTGAGCGGGGCGGCCTTGGGCGCGGTGGACTGGCAGCGGGTGTTGATGTTCCTCTCGATCGTGACGATGACGCTGGGGAACTTTGTCGCGCTGCATCAGAAGTCTATGAAGCGTCTTCTGGCTTATTCATCGATCGCCCACGCGGGGTACGTCCTGATGGGGTTGTCGACACTGAATCATGACGGTCTTTTCGCCGCTCTCTTCTACTTTGCGATCTATCTCCTCATGAATCTCGGCGCTTTCCTCGTGATTATCTCCCTCCGCGACCGGATTGAATCGGAAGATCAGATCACATCCTATATCGGACTCGGCCGGAAATTCCCCATGGTCGCCATTCTTATGGGCGTCTTCCTTTTCTCTCTCACCGGTGTTCCCCCCTTCGGAGGTTTCATCGGAAAATTTTATCTCTTTGCAGCGGTTATCAAGGCCGGATTTTATAAACTGGCTGTGATCGGCGTACTCAACAGCGTTGTTTCACTTTTCTATTACGCCAGGATCTTGAGGGCGATGTTCCTTGCTCGCACGGAAGATGAAGAGGCTGGTATTGAGACCCCGGCTCCCGCCCATTTGTCGGCGCATGTGATTCCACTCTATTCGGTCATGCTGGTCATGCTGGCCGTGCCAACGGTGCTGCTGGGAATTTATTGGGCGCCGTTGCAACGGTGGGTTGAATCGAGCGTTGGGTTCCTGTTCTAA
- a CDS encoding NADH-quinone oxidoreductase subunit M, producing the protein MSGLLSWLTFIPIIGMVLIILVPRDKHQLIKIIAAVATGISLILSVVLFLQFDRTTSELQFVERAVWIGSYNINFFIGVDGLSITLIILTALLGFLCIFASWGINKAVKGYFALFLLLETGMLGVFVALDFFLFYVFWEVMLLPMYFLIGIWGGPRREYAAIKFFLYTLLGSVLMLLGILALYFYGGSHTFDMTVLMEQGGYARTFQMWVWAALFIGFAIKVPVFPFHTWLPDAHVEAPTAISVILAGVLLKMGGYGILRVCFSIFPEATRSYAIPLAILGIINIVYGALCAMAQKDVKKLVAYSSVSHMGYVLLGSAALSIAGLTGGVLQMFNHGTTTAMLFLLVGVIYDRAHHRDIDGFGGLATIMPVYAGIFSLAFFASLGLPGLSSFISEALVFLGTFPVYRWAAIIAAIGIVLTAGYILWTLQRMFLGKPNEKYLNLPDMTGRELFTLVPLGIIVIILGVYPKPILDLMQVTINHLAGIVQP; encoded by the coding sequence ATGAGCGGTCTTCTTAGCTGGCTGACGTTTATCCCAATCATCGGGATGGTGTTGATTATTCTGGTGCCGCGAGATAAGCACCAGCTCATCAAGATTATCGCGGCTGTCGCGACGGGGATCTCCCTGATCCTGTCCGTGGTCCTCTTTCTTCAATTCGACCGCACCACCTCGGAGCTGCAATTCGTCGAGAGGGCGGTGTGGATCGGATCGTACAATATCAACTTCTTTATCGGTGTGGATGGGCTGAGCATCACCCTGATCATCCTGACGGCGCTTCTCGGGTTCCTTTGCATCTTCGCCTCCTGGGGTATCAATAAGGCCGTCAAAGGCTACTTCGCTCTCTTCCTTCTTCTTGAGACAGGAATGCTCGGCGTCTTCGTCGCTCTCGATTTCTTCCTTTTCTATGTTTTCTGGGAAGTGATGTTGCTTCCGATGTACTTCCTCATTGGGATTTGGGGCGGCCCCCGCCGTGAATACGCGGCGATCAAGTTTTTCCTCTATACACTCCTCGGCAGTGTTCTGATGCTTCTGGGTATCCTGGCCCTCTACTTCTATGGAGGTTCGCATACATTCGATATGACGGTTCTCATGGAGCAGGGAGGATATGCCCGAACATTCCAAATGTGGGTTTGGGCGGCCCTCTTCATCGGTTTCGCCATCAAAGTGCCGGTCTTCCCCTTTCATACATGGCTTCCGGATGCGCATGTTGAGGCGCCGACCGCCATCAGTGTTATCCTTGCCGGCGTTCTATTGAAGATGGGCGGATACGGCATCCTCCGTGTCTGCTTCTCGATCTTCCCCGAAGCGACGCGATCCTATGCGATCCCGCTGGCCATCTTGGGGATCATCAACATTGTCTATGGCGCCCTCTGCGCTATGGCGCAGAAGGATGTCAAAAAGCTCGTCGCCTACTCGTCGGTCAGCCATATGGGATATGTGCTGCTCGGTTCTGCGGCCTTGTCAATCGCCGGTCTCACCGGCGGCGTCCTTCAGATGTTCAACCATGGAACAACCACGGCCATGTTATTCCTTTTGGTCGGTGTGATCTATGACCGCGCCCATCACCGCGATATCGATGGGTTCGGCGGTCTGGCGACGATCATGCCGGTCTATGCAGGGATCTTCTCGCTGGCCTTTTTCGCCTCCCTGGGTTTGCCGGGATTGAGCAGTTTCATCAGTGAGGCCTTAGTCTTCCTCGGCACCTTCCCGGTTTACCGCTGGGCGGCGATCATCGCGGCGATCGGTATTGTTCTGACCGCGGGCTATATCCTCTGGACATTGCAGCGGATGTTCCTGGGCAAGCCGAACGAGAAGTATCTGAATCTGCCGGACATGACCGGACGCGAGCTTTTCACGCTTGTTCCCCTGGGAATCATCGTGATCATTTTGGGTGTCTATCCCAAACCGATTCTTGATCTGATGCAAGTCACCATTAACCACTTGGCCGGGATTGTTCAACCATAA